Genomic segment of Geminocystis herdmanii PCC 6308:
CTCAGGCGGTTCATGTGGGGGTAAATGCGCAGATGTCGGGGGATATTGGACAGGTGGTAATTGTAGCCATTACAGACGGACGGGGTAATATTCCTTTAGCTCGATCGTTGGGTGAAACTCTTGAGGAAGGGGAAAAACCCGATATTAAGGCGGAATTATTGGATATTGCGACAAAAATCCGTGCTATGGGCATGAAATTGTTAGTTATCGATACGGAGAAGAAGTTTGTTTCTACGGGCTTCGGTAAGGAGTTGGCAAAACAAGCAGGAGGTACTTACTATCAGTTACCCAAGGCTACAGATCAGGCTATTGCGAATATGGCAAAGGGTGCGATCGCTGACTTGAAGTAAGAGAACACCAAACAAAAAATGCTCCAATCGTAATTAAAGATTTGTAAATTTATATCATTAACCGCCTTGCAATAAATTGACAAGGCTTATAGCTTAAATCTGCTAAAGCGATTATTGACTTATAAATGGATCATTATTTTTATGGATAACTCTAAGATTAATTTGGGTTGGTATTGGGTTTCATTCTTCAACCCACTTTTAGCTTTCTACTAGCCCAAAAATTATTAAGTTAATTAGACATCTCCAGTAATTTGTAAAAATGAGGCTTAAATGCTTATTCTAGCGTTTTAAAATCATAATTTTTGGAGAAGTCTATATATCTATCTCGAAAATTATTAAGAAATATGTCTAATATATAGGACGATAATATCATCAATATTATGATTAGAAATATTAATAAAAATTTGACCACTTATTCCACTTTTAAAAATATTTAACAATTTATGATAATACTACGGGGCGAACTTGAAGTGGTTGGTGAGGGTGTGGTTGACCTGAAGGGGAGATACAACGAGATTTCCATTCTGCGAATGGGAGGAAAAACTTTTCGTAATATATATATATATATCAAGATATTTCAACTTTCCTAAGGCCAGGTGAGATTAGTGAACTCTATTTAAGTCGGTACTTCTTCTTCAAATATATGGTTCTTGGGTTACGTCTGAAAAATGGTTTAAAAGAGACTATGACACTGGGTACACTTTTGTTTAACGTAATCGTTAATGCTATTGGTGCCTTGTCTGTTGGTATATTTGCCGGACTATTCTCTTTCCTTTTGCCTAATACTTTCCAATTTTTTCCAATTTTTGCTATTTTTATGTTTGCAATTATTGGTACTACCATCTTATTGTCCGTTGGTGGAATAGTAGGTGCTATTAGATTGTTCTTGGATTACTTACAGGTGAAAGCACTTTAATATGACAAAACGTATAACAAGTGGACGTATATCAACGGAAGTCTGTTGAGTTATTTTCGTCAACCGACTAAATCGGATATACTTACTGTAAGACTTTTAGAGCAAGTTGCTTAGTAAGTTCGATCGTTCTTATGAATTGATGTTGATATGGTTGAGGGTTCGATCGTTTCTATGAGGTAATGTTGATTGGTTAAGGGGTTCGATCGTTTCTATGAGGTAATGTTGATATGGTTAAAGGTTCGATCGTTCTTATAAAGTAATGTTTATGTGGTTAAGGGTTCGATCGTACTTATCGAGTAATGTTGATTGGTTGAGGGTTCGATCGTCTTTGGGGGGGAGTTCGATCGTACTTATGAAGTAATATTGATTTGGTTGAGGAGGTTCGATCGTTTGGTGGGGGGAGTTCGATCGTACTTATGATCTGAGGATACTAAAGTTATTTCATTCTTATTCATAATAAAATGATAAAAAATCTTCCCTAGAAATATTCGCCTGAGTACAAATACTTCTGAGTGTCGATGCTTTAATTTTTTTGTGATTGGGTAGGGTTAATGGTGTTGTTGTACCATTTTCATTTTTCCTAATCATGGCAATATGTTCTCTTTCTCTAACAATCTTAAAACCTAATTTTTCCAATGTTTTAATAACTTTACTTTTTGGTGCGTCAATGGGAAACTTTGCCATCTAAAAACTTGCCTCCACAATTGAAGCATCTAAAATAGGCGATTCTGTCTCTAAAACAGAGATGCCAAAAGTTTCGATATGAAAATTAAGAGCCGATTTAGCATCATTAAGCGCTTCTTCACTGGTTTCTCCCTCTCCCACGACAACCCCTTGAATACCTAAAGGATAAGCAATATAGCCATCATCATGCTTTTCAACTATAAATTTAATATTTTTCATAGGACATTATTAATTATTAATAATATTTAACCAATTGGCTCTAACTAATTCCCTATTATATTCTGTTTCATTGGAAAGAGAAAAAATGATATTGATGTGATTGGAGGTTTGATCGTGCTTATGATGTAAGGTTAATTTGGTTAAGGAGGTTTGATCGTGCTTATAAAGTAATGTTGATTGGTTGAGGGTTCGATCGAGCTTATAAGGTAATGTTGGTATGGTTGAGGGTTCGATCGTGCTTATAAAGTAATGTTGATTGGTTGAGGGTTCGATCGTACTTATAGAGTAATGTTGATTGGTTGAGGGTTCGATCGTGCTTATGAGGTAATGTTGATGTGGTTAAAGGGTTCGATCGTGCTTATGAGGTAATGTTGATGTGGTTAAAGGGTTCGATCGTGCTTATGAGGTAATGTTGATGTGGTTAAAGGGTTCGATCGTACTTATGGAGTAATATTGAGATAGTTAAAGGTTCGATCGTGCTGATGAGATATAATAAAATAATGAAAATAATTGGGAGTGAAGTATAATGCAGATTCCTAATTTCGATCTCGCCATCATTGAAAAATCTAAAATAGTAGATTATTTATTGAATATCAATCACAAAAGGGGAGGTTCAAAAGCAAAAATGTTGCTTAATTATGGTTATTCTCCTGAAAATTGGCAACAATTAGAGTCAGATATTCGCAAGTTTCATCTCAATGCAGAAGTTTCTATAATCAAAGAAACATCCTATGGCATAAGATACGAAATAATATCAGAAATACTTACTCCTATTCACAAGCCCTTATTGATGAAAAGTGTATGGCAAATTGACAAAGGTACAGAAATTCCTCGATTAATTACGATGATTCCTGAATAAAAATTGGAGGTTTTAAATAGTATGAATTTTGCTCTTTATTCTGATGTAATTTTATTAAAAGATATAGTCGAAGATGGTTTATTTGCAGGTGATATTGGGACAGTGGTAGATATACATAATGTTAGTGGTTTAGAAACTGGTTACAGTGTAGAATTTTTTGATTTGTTAGGAAATACAAGAGCGGTTGTGACGCTACCTATGAGTTATTTTCGTCAACCGACTAAATCAGATATACCGACTGTAAGACTTTTAGCTGAGGTTGCTTAGTAATGTTGATGTGGTTGAAGGTTCGATCGTTCTTAGGTCGTAAGATTAATCAGAGATTTTTAAAACTCCTTGCTTATAATAGAATAAAGTATATTCACATTGATAATTTTATGGTAAATACATTATTAACAACAAACTTAAAAAACATTTATGAAACTGATGAGCATTGCTGGTTAGAAGAAACAATAAAATTATTACGGGAGAAACGTTTTAATGAGTTAGATTTAGAAAATTTAATTGAGGAGTTAGAAAGTTTGGCACGTCGAGATAAATCAAAAGTAGCAAGTTTAACAGAACAAATTATTAGACATCTTTTGTTATTGCAATATTGGACAATAGAATTTGAGGATAATTCTAATCACTGGAAAACAGAAGTAATTGGTTTTCGTTCTCAAATTAAACGGGATTTAACAACCAATTTAAGTAATTATTTGACAGAAAACTTAGAGTCAATTTATCAAGATGCTTTAAGATTTGTTAAACAAAAGACTAAATATTCTGTAAAATTTCCCGATACTTGCCCTTATACTTTAGAACAAATTTTAGACCAAAATTATTTAATTTAATCTTAATTACCAAAGATCAGAGCTTGTATTGTATAAGGTGGCAGAAAGTGTGATCCTAGGGGGAATGTGTAGGGTTCGATCGTTCTTTTGAAGTAATGTTGATATGGTTGAGGGTTCGATCTTGCTTCTGAAATAATATTGATATGGTTGAAGGTTCGATCGTGCTTAGGTCATAATGTTGATGTGGTTGAAGGGTTCGGGCGTCTGGTGGGGGGAAGGTTCGATCGAACTTTTTGCCGTAAAATTAATTTAGTTTAATACCTTTTCTATCAACTATGAGACAAATAATTTTCTATCGTACATCTTCGGGGAATTGTCCTATAGAAGATTTTTTGGATTCTCTTTCGGCAAAACAAGCTCAAAAAGTTATTTGGGTGTTAAAATTGGTTACGGAATTAGAATCGATACCCATTAAGTATTTTAAAAAGTTAGTAAATACTGATAATATTTGGGAAATTAGAATACAATTAGATAATAATATTTTTCGTTTATTAGGATTTTTTCAAGACAATAATTTAATTATTCTTACTAATGGTTTTATCAAGAAAACCCAAAAAACACCATCTCAAGAAATTAAACTAGCAGAAAACAGAAAAAAAGATTATCTAAAAAGGAGTAAAATTAATGAATGATTTAGATAAATATATTAATAAAAGAATAATAACAGATCCAGAATTTGCAGAAGGATTTGATTCTGGATATGCAAAATTTAAACTAGGTTATATGTTGGCGAAAACTAGGGAAGAATCAGGAATTTCACAAGAGGAATTAGCACAAAAATTAAATTTAAGTCAGTTAATTATTAATCAAATAGAAAATGATTTACAAGATATTAGTATGTCTATTTTAGAAAAATATGCCCAAATTTTAGGGAAAGAATTAGTTATTCAACTAAAATAAAATATAGCTAAAGGTTCGATCGTGCTTCTGACATAATGTTGATGTGGTTAAGGGTTCGATCGTTGTTATCTCATTATTGTTCGTAATAAGACGATAAAAAATCTTCCCTAGAAATACTAGCCTGATTACAAATACTTCTGAGTGTCGATGCTTTAATTTTCTTGTGATTGGGTAGGGTTAATGGTGTTGTTGTACCATTTTCATTTTCCCTAATCATCGCAATATGTTCTCTTTCTCTAACAATCTTAAAACCTAATTTTTCCAATGTTTTAATAATTTTACTTTTTGGTGCGTCGATGGGAAACTTTGCCATCTAAAAAGTTGCCTCCACAATTGAAGCATCTAAAACAGGTGATTCTGTCTCTAAAACCGATATACCAAAAGTTTCGATATGAAAATTAAGAGCCGATTTAGCGTCATTGAGGGCTTCTTCATTGGTTTCTCCCTCTCCCACTACAACCCCTTGAATACCTAAAGGATAAGCAATATATCCATCATCATGCTTTTCAACTATAAATTTAATATTTTTCATAGTACATTATTAATTATTAATAATATTTAACCAATTGGCTCTAACTAATTCCCTATTATATTCTGTTTCATTGGAAAGAGAAAAAATGATATTGATGTGGTTGGAGGTTCGATCGTACCTGATAAGGTATAATTGAATAGATTTAATATATATTTAGAACAATAATTTTTAATTATGATTAACAAAACGATAGATTTATCAGAAGCAAAAATCAAAGAATTATTAAAAGAAGTTTTGATCGAACTGATGGAAACAAAAAAAGATGATTTTCATGAGCTTTTTTTAGAGGTTATAGAAGAAATTGGTTTAAAAAATGCTATTCAAGAAGGAAGAAAAAATGATTTTGTTGCTGAAGAAGATATATTTTTATTGTTAGAAAATAATTAGAGATGAAAGTCAAATTTGAATCAGCTTTTGCTAAAGATTTACAAAAAATCAAAGATAGAAAACTGTCTGAACAAATAAAATCTGTGATATTAGAATGTAAAAAAGCAGAATTATTCAATCAAGTTAAAAATGTAAAAAAACTAACAGGATATAATAATTTCTACCGTATCAAAATCAGAGATTATAGAATAGGTTTAGAGATACAAGAAGATACAATTATTTTCACCAGATTTCTTCATCGCAAAGATATTTATAAATACTTTCCATAACTACTTAATTGTTCTAATTTAGATGAGTTCGATCGTGCTTAGGTCGTAATGTTTATGTGGTTGACGGTTCGATCGAGCTGATGAAGTAATGTTGATATGGTTAAGGGTTCGATCGTTGAAGGAGGATGTAGGGTTCGATCGCTAAAATAAGTTAATATAGAGACAAAATAATCAAGATAAATCATAATGATTGTTAAAGCAATATTAGAATGGGATGAAGAAGCACAATCTTATTCAGCTACTTGTCCTGAATTAAACTATATTTCTTCCTGTGGAGATACCAAAGAAGAAGCTATCGAAAACCTAAAAGATGCAATTCAATTACTTTTAGAACCAATACCCGAAATTTCATCTAATACTGATATTCATAATCGTATCGAAATTTTAGTTTAAAAAACTATCAAAAATTTCTTCTAAATCTCCTCATTTAACATCCAAAGAAATCATTAAGCAACTAAAAAAGAACGGTTTTATTGAAATTTCGCAAACGGTTTCTCATCTAAAATTATTCAATTATATTACGCAAAGAACAGCTATTGTACCTATTCATCAAGGAAAAATAATTCCTATTGGCACATTAAAAGCCATTGAAAAACAGTCAGGTATTAAATTTTATTGAGATAGTTAAGAGAGTGCGATCGTTCTTATAAAGTAATGTTGATGTGGTTAAAGGTTCGATCGTTTTTTGGGGAAGGGTGCGATGCCTAAGGCACAGCGTAGGTGACCGTGCTTGATAAGGTATAATCAATGAATCAATTAATTAGTCAACAACATAAAAGAAAATGCCAGTTATTTCGAGATTTTATGGAATAATTATCAAAATGTTCTTTTTGGATCATAATCCGCCTCATTTTCATGCTATTTATGGTGAATATAATGCCTTGATTAATATTAATACTTTAGAAATAATTGAAGGAGATTTACCAAAAAAGGCACAATCTTTGGTTTTAGAGTGGGCAAAAATGTATCAAAAAGATTTAATAGAAATATGGAATAGTCAAGATTTTAAAAAATTGCCTCCATTAGAATAAATTAATATGCCATGAAAAAATATCCAAAAGTAATTAAAGTTAAAGCTATTTCTTCTCTAAAATTAGAAATTTTATTTGAAAATGGAGAACAGAAATTATACAATGTGTCAAAGTTAATTAATTTATCTCCTTTTGACAAGTTAACTGATTATAATTTTTTTAAGCAAGTAAAAGTTGATGAAAATGGTTACGGTATTTATTGGGATGATAACCTCGATTTAGCTGAGTCAGAATTATTTGAAAATAGTATAGCAATAAGTTCGATCGTGCTTAGGTCGTAATGTTTATGTGGTTGAGGGTTCGATCGTTGATTTGAAGTAAACTACTTATAAATAAAAAGGTGAATAAATCTTGTCCACCAACAAAATTAATAATTAAGTAAAATTAAATGATTAATATAATTGATCAAAAAGCTATTGAAAATAGAAAGAATGGGATAAATAAAATTAAAAACTATAGAGGAAATTTTGCTGATGAGGCAAAAAATATAGAAGATGAATTAAAACATGAAATAGAGGAAAAAGGAATCGATAATTTAATGGCTCATTTAAGACTTTGTGGTCATATTCCAGAGTCTTATAGTCATGACTCAACAGAAGAAAAATTATACTCAAAATATACAGATATTCTGTTATCTTTAACTTATGAATCACTGGGATTTAAAAGTATAGTTTTTGCAGAAAGAAGTGATAGTGCTGATGTCGAAATATTCGGTAAAAATTTTAATTTTATTGCTGATGCAAAGGCTTTTCGATTAAGTCGAACTGCTAAAAATCAGAAAGATTTTAAAATACAAGCAATGGATAATTGGAAAAGAGGAAAACCTTATGCTATGGTTGTTTGTCCTATCTATCAATTACCTAATCGTTCCAGTCAAATTTATCAACAAGCAATTACTCGAAATGTTTGTATTTTTACTTATTCTCACTTAACGCTTTTATTAAATTTTTCTCTCAAAGAAAATAAGTTAGTGATTGAGAATCTTTTGGAAGAAATTTTTAAAGTTATACCAGCGTTAAATCCATCTAAAAATGCTGTGGACTATTGGTTAGCTGTCAATAAAACTATATTAAATTTTTCAGATAAAATTCAAGAATTATGGCAATTAGAAAAACAAGTGGTGATAGAATCAACTAAAATTGCAAAAGAGGAAGCATTATATTTTCTTGCTTCGGAAAGAGAAAAAATTATGAAATTGAGTCATGAAGAAGCTCTCAAAGAATTAATTAAAATTAATAGAATTGATAGTCGAATAAAAACAATAGAATCCATTAAAGAAAACGGTTTATTTTCTATTCAATAAAATTATGAATATCACCAAATATCTTAACCAAATTATTCAAGGAAATTGTGTTGAAATAATGAAAAATTTTGATTCAAATTCCATTGATATGACTTTAACTTCTCCTCCCTATGATAATTTAAGGAGTTATAACGGTTATATTTTTCCCTTTGAAAAAATTGCTCAAGAATTATTTAGAATAACAAAAGAAGGCGGTGTTTTGGTGTGGGTTTGTGGCGATGCAACTATTAATAAAAGTGAAACAGGAACAAGTTTTAAACAGGCACTTTTTTTTAAAGAAATTGGTTTTAATCTCCATGATACGATGATTTTTCAAAAACAAAATCCTATCCCTCAAATTTATCGAAAAAGATATAATAATGTCTTTGAATATATGTTTGTATTTAGCAAAGGTGAAGTTAAAACTCATAATCCGATTAAGGTAGAATGTTTACACGCTGGATTAGAATTGAATGGTACGACTTATAAAAACTATTCTAAGGGTGAACAAAAAAGGGAAAAATTAGCTAACCCAGTGCAAAAAGAGAAAATAAAAGGTAATATTTGGCAATATGTAGTAGGTAAAAAAGCGGAAGATCAAGAAGCAAAAGGACATCCTGCACCTTTTCCTTGTGCTTTAGCAAGAGATCACATACTATCTTGGACAAATAAAAGCGATATTGTGCTTGATCCTATGTGTGGCAGTGGTACTACTTGCAAGTCTGCTTATCAATTCGATCGATTTTATATAGGTATCGATATTAGCGAAGAATACTGCAATTTAGCAAAGGAAAGAATTAATAATTCCAAATTACAACTAAGTCTCACTTTAGATTAAATTTCACGATATAAGTATAAAGTAATGTTGAAATGGTTTAAGGTTCGATCGAGCTTAGGTTGTAATGTTGATATGGTTAAAGGAGTTCGATATTTTGACATTTTATTGTACTAATTAATAGAAGAATTTTCCAGAAAACGAATAATAGGAGATTCATCTATTTTTTGTCCACCGAAAATGTTGTCTAAGGCTTGTTTTAGGGTTTGTGCCATGACGATTTTATTCTCATAAACCACGATGACTCTCGCTAAGGTGGGTACACTATTTTTATCCGCTTCGAGATATACTGGCTCTACATATAATAAGGATTCTTCTATGGGTATCACTAATAAATGTCCTTGTATGGCTTTTGAACCTTGACGATCCCATAAGGAGATTTGACCTGATATAATAGGGTCTTGATTGATCAATGCTTCTATTTGATCAGGACCATAGACTAATCTTTGCTTAGGAAACTGATACAATAACAGCTTACCATAGTTTTCATCGTCCGATCGAGCCGCTAACCATGCAATCAAATTCGGGCGAGAAATCGGGGTATAAGGATGTAATAAGATAAACTCCTCTTGGGTAGCAATGGGCAATTTCATGATTAAATAATAGGGTTGCATGGAAAGCATTTCACTACCGTAAATTTCTTCGGGGACTTGCCATTGATCTTCCCTGTTGTATAATACTTGAGGATCGGTAACGTGATAAGTTAGCAATCTCTCGGATTGGGTGTTAAAAAAGTCGATGGGATAGCGAATATGTTGTTTAATATCCCTAGGCATGGCACTTAAAGGTTTAAACAATTCGGGAAAAATTTTTGTCCAGACTTTGATAATAGGGTCTTCTTCATCGCTAATATAAAAGTTAACGTCACCATCTTCGGCGTTGATTAACACTTTAACTGAGTTGCGAATATAGTTAAAATTGTTGTCTCCTGCATCAGAATAGGGGTAATAATCGGAAATTGTATAACCGTCAATTAACCAATATAAATGGTTTGAGTCTTCATTGTTGCCTTTTGCGGCGATTAAATAAGCATCTCGATCGTAATACAAAAAAGGTGCGATCGCTTTCAATCTATCTCGCAGATTACGACGAAACAAAACCCTCGTTTCAGGAGTAAAGTTATTAGTTAATAACATCCGCCAATCTCGCAAATACACAGAAAACAAAAATTTACGGGTAAAGGAATTAAGATAAATTCCTCCTTCTCCATCGTAGGTATGATAAACATTTTCTTCTCCGCTAGGAAAATCAAACTCAGGTACTTTTGTGTTAGTCATGATATAGTTATTTGTAACTTGACCAAAATAAATACGAGGGCGATAGATAGGAATACTATTTCTTACTCCTTGAGAGGAAGTGTTTAACTCTCCGGGGTCTTGCGTTGTGCCAATGTCTTTAATAAAATAGTAAGGTAAGCCACCATCTGCCACTCGATTCACAGGAGACATGGTAAAACCGTAGCCGTGAGTATAAACTAAGTGTTGGTTTACCCAAGTTTGCGCTTGGGATGGTAACATTTGCGCATCTAATTCTCTAGCAGCAATAATTACTTGTTTATTTTGATTGATATTGAGATTCTTTTCCGTGGTGATATTATATCGATCGATGTCAGCATCATAAAACACATAATAAGGACGAATTTGTTGTAATTGACGATTTGCCTGTAAAATAGGACGAGTATCCCAAAGACGGATATTGTTAATAGTTAGGTAATTTTTTTCAATATCTGCTAAGGTTAAATTACCTTCAGGATTAAAAGTTTTAACCTCAATTTTATCTAAATTAAAAGCGGTTCTTGTTTCTTCAATATTATGAATAATATAAGGTTTTTCTAAAGCTAATTCGTTCGGTTGTACAATCATATTTTGTACTAAAACCCCTAATAAAAGTCCTAAAGAATATAAGACTGCGTAAAGAATAAAAGGGAAAGTTGAAAGAGAGATTAACCCTTTATTTGTTTGTTTTAAATTATATCTATTTTTGCTACTTGAACCGGTGAAAGATTTATAAAATAACCATATCGCCATAAGTAAAGCATAAATACTAGCAAGAGTTTCCCTAGGCAAACTAATATTTATATCGGTATAACCTGCACCATAAACTACTCCATC
This window contains:
- a CDS encoding type II toxin-antitoxin system HicA family toxin is translated as MAKFPIDAPKSKVIKTLEKLGFKIVREREHIAMIRKNENGTTTPLTLPNHKKIKASTLRSICTQANISREDFLSFYYE
- a CDS encoding type II toxin-antitoxin system HicB family antitoxin; this translates as MKNIKFIVEKHDDGYIAYPLGIQGVVVGEGETSEEALNDAKSALNFHIETFGISVLETESPILDASIVEASF
- a CDS encoding DUF6883 domain-containing protein, yielding MQIPNFDLAIIEKSKIVDYLLNINHKRGGSKAKMLLNYGYSPENWQQLESDIRKFHLNAEVSIIKETSYGIRYEIISEILTPIHKPLLMKSVWQIDKGTEIPRLITMIPE
- a CDS encoding DUF4926 domain-containing protein, producing the protein MNFALYSDVILLKDIVEDGLFAGDIGTVVDIHNVSGLETGYSVEFFDLLGNTRAVVTLPMSYFRQPTKSDIPTVRLLAEVA
- a CDS encoding DUF29 domain-containing protein, producing MVNTLLTTNLKNIYETDEHCWLEETIKLLREKRFNELDLENLIEELESLARRDKSKVASLTEQIIRHLLLLQYWTIEFEDNSNHWKTEVIGFRSQIKRDLTTNLSNYLTENLESIYQDALRFVKQKTKYSVKFPDTCPYTLEQILDQNYLI
- a CDS encoding type II toxin-antitoxin system RelE/ParE family toxin, yielding MRQIIFYRTSSGNCPIEDFLDSLSAKQAQKVIWVLKLVTELESIPIKYFKKLVNTDNIWEIRIQLDNNIFRLLGFFQDNNLIILTNGFIKKTQKTPSQEIKLAENRKKDYLKRSKINE
- a CDS encoding helix-turn-helix domain-containing protein, with translation MNDLDKYINKRIITDPEFAEGFDSGYAKFKLGYMLAKTREESGISQEELAQKLNLSQLIINQIENDLQDISMSILEKYAQILGKELVIQLK
- a CDS encoding type II toxin-antitoxin system HicA family toxin; this translates as MAKFPIDAPKSKIIKTLEKLGFKIVREREHIAMIRENENGTTTPLTLPNHKKIKASTLRSICNQASISREDFLSSYYEQ
- a CDS encoding type II toxin-antitoxin system HicB family antitoxin — protein: MKNIKFIVEKHDDGYIAYPLGIQGVVVGEGETNEEALNDAKSALNFHIETFGISVLETESPVLDASIVEATF
- a CDS encoding type II toxin-antitoxin system RelE family toxin codes for the protein MKVKFESAFAKDLQKIKDRKLSEQIKSVILECKKAELFNQVKNVKKLTGYNNFYRIKIRDYRIGLEIQEDTIIFTRFLHRKDIYKYFP
- a CDS encoding type II toxin-antitoxin system HicB family antitoxin, with protein sequence MIVKAILEWDEEAQSYSATCPELNYISSCGDTKEEAIENLKDAIQLLLEPIPEISSNTDIHNRIEILV
- a CDS encoding type II toxin-antitoxin system HicA family toxin — translated: MKQLKKNGFIEISQTVSHLKLFNYITQRTAIVPIHQGKIIPIGTLKAIEKQSGIKFY
- a CDS encoding DUF4160 domain-containing protein: MPVISRFYGIIIKMFFLDHNPPHFHAIYGEYNALININTLEIIEGDLPKKAQSLVLEWAKMYQKDLIEIWNSQDFKKLPPLE
- a CDS encoding DUF2442 domain-containing protein, producing the protein MKKYPKVIKVKAISSLKLEILFENGEQKLYNVSKLINLSPFDKLTDYNFFKQVKVDENGYGIYWDDNLDLAESELFENSIAISSIVLRS
- a CDS encoding HindIII family type II restriction endonuclease — translated: MINIIDQKAIENRKNGINKIKNYRGNFADEAKNIEDELKHEIEEKGIDNLMAHLRLCGHIPESYSHDSTEEKLYSKYTDILLSLTYESLGFKSIVFAERSDSADVEIFGKNFNFIADAKAFRLSRTAKNQKDFKIQAMDNWKRGKPYAMVVCPIYQLPNRSSQIYQQAITRNVCIFTYSHLTLLLNFSLKENKLVIENLLEEIFKVIPALNPSKNAVDYWLAVNKTILNFSDKIQELWQLEKQVVIESTKIAKEEALYFLASEREKIMKLSHEEALKELIKINRIDSRIKTIESIKENGLFSIQ
- a CDS encoding DNA-methyltransferase; protein product: MNITKYLNQIIQGNCVEIMKNFDSNSIDMTLTSPPYDNLRSYNGYIFPFEKIAQELFRITKEGGVLVWVCGDATINKSETGTSFKQALFFKEIGFNLHDTMIFQKQNPIPQIYRKRYNNVFEYMFVFSKGEVKTHNPIKVECLHAGLELNGTTYKNYSKGEQKREKLANPVQKEKIKGNIWQYVVGKKAEDQEAKGHPAPFPCALARDHILSWTNKSDIVLDPMCGSGTTCKSAYQFDRFYIGIDISEEYCNLAKERINNSKLQLSLTLD
- a CDS encoding UPF0182 family protein gives rise to the protein MTVTEKVRSNSKINYLKYFFILLLSLILAYTIILIICKIEVNILWFQEVNYLKTFWKFSLTKVFLWLGTFIISFSFLWFNLSIAQKQKRQQNNFISADKILKNKEYAQSPELKLKYLLPIIISFSLLISISIIYYTKIISKVYYVSLDLPNLKPTIPKTFLISNIQEIVNNVFSEGFPLILMVIFITLLILKTRLWLIVIAFYYSGLFAFILAGYWGKFLQYFNSIPFNVQDPIFNKDLSFYIFQIPFLQIIVSLLQGLLIYSIVSVTLTYLLSNKSLSEGKFKGFSRDQLKHLYGLAGLLMIILAVIHWLNRYLLLLSADGVVYGAGYTDINISLPRETLASIYALLMAIWLFYKSFTGSSSKNRYNLKQTNKGLISLSTFPFILYAVLYSLGLLLGVLVQNMIVQPNELALEKPYIIHNIEETRTAFNLDKIEVKTFNPEGNLTLADIEKNYLTINNIRLWDTRPILQANRQLQQIRPYYVFYDADIDRYNITTEKNLNINQNKQVIIAARELDAQMLPSQAQTWVNQHLVYTHGYGFTMSPVNRVADGGLPYYFIKDIGTTQDPGELNTSSQGVRNSIPIYRPRIYFGQVTNNYIMTNTKVPEFDFPSGEENVYHTYDGEGGIYLNSFTRKFLFSVYLRDWRMLLTNNFTPETRVLFRRNLRDRLKAIAPFLYYDRDAYLIAAKGNNEDSNHLYWLIDGYTISDYYPYSDAGDNNFNYIRNSVKVLINAEDGDVNFYISDEEDPIIKVWTKIFPELFKPLSAMPRDIKQHIRYPIDFFNTQSERLLTYHVTDPQVLYNREDQWQVPEEIYGSEMLSMQPYYLIMKLPIATQEEFILLHPYTPISRPNLIAWLAARSDDENYGKLLLYQFPKQRLVYGPDQIEALINQDPIISGQISLWDRQGSKAIQGHLLVIPIEESLLYVEPVYLEADKNSVPTLARVIVVYENKIVMAQTLKQALDNIFGGQKIDESPIIRFLENSSIN